A DNA window from Gigantopelta aegis isolate Gae_Host chromosome 4, Gae_host_genome, whole genome shotgun sequence contains the following coding sequences:
- the LOC121371386 gene encoding uncharacterized protein LOC121371386 isoform X1 codes for MEASRMRPPPSNEVCGNFYPYPAEELKKARSQLIDELYFSPGGGRLMYRIRERTGILPNRHGIFIDSSNYCEQSTELLSKSFPESRTLTKCKQTTPVSKTVDLKNFQLDGKAEEIPISQGSEKNVGLFTTCKQKTVVSKTLNVKGFHLDGKAETISGSRPNEQATGSGTVLAKRQNSTERVNLNDLNVKKRRVEESSVDGVIQIDSDLSCDGFLGSESKPEKRETINAFKCDFCDYISKNRNVAQDHLVSKIHYSASKCKCLLNNGQLTPQLILQEKSLVNEAALFSSVIAMCSFCHCIFKDIYACAKHCSNIHLKERIYYLGVVRKRQTVDVCRPAKCVECDQCTTSKQLTRHLKTHDAVDKSYERPRPRDIVWCICSVCKCYLNNILSCKSHMLAHLTKMSNKTARFDLLFITKPTTEHQILPLKFKKKKKKKNGDEEKKERSCSKEKTRQNLVLKKILNGDWFLFYTNKL; via the exons ATGGAG gctTCTAGGATGAGGCCACCACCTTCAAATGAAGTTTGTGGAAATTTCTATCCTTATCCTGCAGAAGAGTTGAAGAAGGCAAGAAGCCAGTTAATTGATGAATTGTATTTTTCACCTGGTGGAGGACGACTCATGTATCGGATCAGAGAACGGACTGGAATATTGCCAAACAGACATGGAATATTTATAGATAGTTCAAATTACTGCGAACAATCGACTGAACTCTTGTCCAAATCATTTCCAGAAAGTCGTACACTCACAAAGTGCAAACAGACAACTCCAGTTTCCAAAACAGTGGATTTAAAAAACTTTCAGTTAGATGGAAAAGCTGAAGAAATTCCTATATCACAAGGAAGTGAAAAAAACGTTGGTTTGTTTACTACTTGCAAACAGAAAACTGTAGTTTCCAAAACACTGAATGTTAAAGGATTTCATTTGGATGGAAAAGCTGAGACAATTTCTGGATCAAGACCAAATGAACAAGCCACTGGCAGTGGAACTGTCTTGGCTAAAAGACAGAACAGTACTGAGAGGGTAAATTTGAATGATTTAAATGTCAAGAAGAGAAGAGTAGAAGAAAGCTCGGTTGATGGTGTGATTCAAATTGATAGTGATTTATCATGTGATGGCTTTTTGGGTTCTGAAAGTAAACCAGAGAAAAGAGAAACAATTAATGCTTTCAAGTGTGATTTCTGTGATTACATCTCTAAAAATAGGAATGTGGCTCAGGACCATTTAGTTTCCAAGATTCACTATTCGGCGAGCAAATGCAAGTGCCTGCTAAACAATGGGCAGCTAACTCCACAGTTGATTCTTCAAGAAAAATCTCTCGTCAATGAAGCTGCTTTGTTTTCCAGTGTTATTGCTATGTGTTCTTTTTGTCACTgtatttttaaagacatttacGCTTGTGCTAAACATTGTAGCAACATTCACCTAAAGGAAAGGATTTATTATCTTGGAGTGGTAAGAAAACGGCAAACAGTTGACGTGTGCAGGCCTgcaaaatgtgttgaatgtgatCAGTGTACGACATCTAAACAACTGACAAGACATCTCAAAACACACGATGCAGTTGACAAGTCTTACGAGCGCCCACGACCTCGAGACATTGTCTGGTGCATTTGCTCGGTGTGCAAGTGTTacttaaataatatcttgagtTGCAAGAGCCATATGCTCGCTCATCTTACTAAAATGAGTAATAAAACAGCAAGATTTGATCTCTTATTCATTACCAAGCCAACTACAGAACATCAAATTCTTCCTCTTaagttcaaaaaaaaaaaaaaaaaaaaaaatggcgatgaagaaaaaaaggaaagatcATGCTCAAAAGAGAAAACGAGACAAAATCTagtattaaagaaaatattaaatggTGACTGGTTTCTGTTTTATACCAATAAATTATGA
- the LOC121371386 gene encoding uncharacterized protein LOC121371386 isoform X2, which produces MDLSFESFGYEYPSHHYPEPACLGFRGYELPTHGTVFPYDHPSTACLEFEGFSPPPDYGLPPTDYRLPPTGHRFPPRDYHFSPTMTRSDYWNYSSPVPLHHPDPTKISLNRQMFPRFLQRHSSIEETPVPVSLRRLHWYRDNMHAGTRGRRRHIVKRLDKAWSRTIPNKILILPPSREISETFPPYPLKELQTARNKLIDELYSSQGGMRLFKVRDAVGVFKDFSVEVENACRKSYDQQAAFLLTVPLPSPATDVHVPHMVDTSNNYFNVCYR; this is translated from the exons ATGGATCTGAGTTTTGAGAGTTTTGGATATGAATATCCTAGTCATCACTACCCAGAGCCTGCATGTTTGGGATTCAGAGGGTATGAGTTACCAACACATGGTACAGTTTTTCCTTATGATCATCCTTCGACGGCATGTTTGGAATTTGAAGGATTTTCTCCACCACCAGATTATGGGTTACCGCCAACAGATTATCGGTTACCGCCAACAGGTCATCGGTTCCCGCCGAGAGACTATCACTTCTCGCCAACAATGACAAGATCAGACTATTGGAATTATTCTAGTCCGGTTCCACTACATCACCCTGACCCAACAAAGATTTCGCTGAACAGACAAATGTTCCCTAGGTTTCTACAGAGACACAGCT CAATAGAAGAAACGCCTGTTCCCGTTTCTTTGAGAAGACTTCATTGGTACCGTGATAACATGCATGCTGGTACTCGTGGACGACGTAGGCACATTGTAAAACGACTAGAT AAAGCATGGAGTCGAACGATTCCCAACAAAATCCTGATCCTTCCACCATCGCGCGAAATCAGTGAGACTTTTCCTCCTTATCCACTGAAAGAGTTGCAAACAGCACGTAACAAATTAATCGATGAACTGTATTCCAGTCAGGGTGGAATGAGACTGTTCAAGGTTAGAGATGCAGTGGGGGTGTTTAAAGATTTTTCTGTTGAAGTAGAAAATGCATGTAGAAAGTCCTATGACCAGCAAGCAGCATTTCTATTAACTGTTCCTTTGCCATCTCCAGCCACAGACGTTCATGTACCTCATATGGTGGATACTTccaacaattattttaatgtctGCTATCGTTAG
- the LOC121371386 gene encoding uncharacterized protein LOC121371386 isoform X3: MDLSFESFGYEYPSHHYPEPACLGFRGYELPTHGTVFPYDHPSTACLEFEGFSPPPDYGLPPTDYRLPPTGHRFPPRDYHFSPTMTRSDYWNYSSPVPLHHPDPTKISLNRQMFPRFLQRHSSIEETPVPVSLRRLHWYRDNMHAGTRGRRRHIVKRLDKAWSRTIPNKILILPPSREISETFPPYPLKELQTARNKLIDELYSSQGGMRLFKIC; encoded by the exons ATGGATCTGAGTTTTGAGAGTTTTGGATATGAATATCCTAGTCATCACTACCCAGAGCCTGCATGTTTGGGATTCAGAGGGTATGAGTTACCAACACATGGTACAGTTTTTCCTTATGATCATCCTTCGACGGCATGTTTGGAATTTGAAGGATTTTCTCCACCACCAGATTATGGGTTACCGCCAACAGATTATCGGTTACCGCCAACAGGTCATCGGTTCCCGCCGAGAGACTATCACTTCTCGCCAACAATGACAAGATCAGACTATTGGAATTATTCTAGTCCGGTTCCACTACATCACCCTGACCCAACAAAGATTTCGCTGAACAGACAAATGTTCCCTAGGTTTCTACAGAGACACAGCT CAATAGAAGAAACGCCTGTTCCCGTTTCTTTGAGAAGACTTCATTGGTACCGTGATAACATGCATGCTGGTACTCGTGGACGACGTAGGCACATTGTAAAACGACTAGAT AAAGCATGGAGTCGAACGATTCCCAACAAAATCCTGATCCTTCCACCATCGCGCGAAATCAGTGAGACTTTTCCTCCTTATCCACTGAAAGAGTTGCAAACAGCACGTAACAAATTAATCGATGAACTGTATTCCAGTCAGGGTGGAATGAGACTGTTCAAG attTGCTGA